The following are encoded in a window of uncultured Ilyobacter sp. genomic DNA:
- a CDS encoding calcium/sodium antiporter, with amino-acid sequence MLNLIFLLVGFIPLIYGANFLVDGSSSLAKRFNIPNIVIGLTVVAFGTSAPELVVNIFSSVQKTTDITMGNIIGSNIFNIAVILGVTSVMKNLNVKTNTTWKEIPMALLAASLVIIMINDVTIDRNKLSELSRIDGMVLISFFIIFLSYTLSMIKSGSFDEEITIKEYTLSKSVLLTALGLIMLVVGGKIIVMFAVKFAKSMGISERVIGLTIVSIGTSLPELATSVSAALKNNVDIAIGNVVGSNIFNILFVLGISSIIYPIPLLGGVNFDIAINIFLNLLLFLFVFSGKGRKIERWEGISFIAIYVFYLIYLM; translated from the coding sequence ATGCTAAATTTAATATTTTTATTAGTTGGTTTTATTCCTTTGATATACGGTGCAAATTTTCTTGTTGACGGTTCGTCGTCTTTAGCTAAAAGATTCAATATACCCAATATTGTCATAGGTCTTACAGTTGTGGCATTTGGTACATCGGCCCCGGAACTGGTAGTAAATATATTTAGTTCTGTGCAAAAGACCACTGATATAACAATGGGAAATATTATAGGAAGCAACATATTTAATATCGCAGTAATACTTGGGGTAACCTCGGTTATGAAAAATCTTAATGTGAAGACAAATACAACATGGAAAGAGATTCCTATGGCCTTGTTAGCGGCTAGTTTGGTAATAATAATGATAAACGATGTAACAATAGATAGAAACAAACTTTCAGAACTTTCTAGAATAGACGGGATGGTGCTAATATCATTTTTTATAATCTTCTTATCTTACACACTTTCAATGATTAAATCAGGGAGTTTTGATGAGGAGATAACGATAAAAGAATACACTCTTTCAAAATCTGTACTCCTCACAGCATTAGGATTAATTATGCTAGTTGTAGGAGGGAAAATCATCGTTATGTTTGCAGTGAAATTTGCAAAATCTATGGGTATATCTGAAAGGGTAATAGGCCTGACTATAGTATCAATAGGGACTTCTCTGCCGGAACTTGCGACGTCTGTATCTGCAGCCCTTAAAAATAATGTGGACATCGCGATCGGTAATGTTGTAGGTTCAAATATTTTTAATATACTATTTGTCTTGGGAATATCTTCAATCATCTATCCGATACCTCTTCTTGGGGGAGTTAATTTTGATATAGCCATAAATATATTTTTAAATTTATTACTTTTCTTATTTGTATTTTCGGGGAAGGGCAGAAAAATCGAAAGATGGGAAGGCATTTCTTTTATAGCTATTTATGTATTTTATTTGATATACCTCATGTAG